In one window of Rhizobium sp. ACO-34A DNA:
- a CDS encoding type IV secretory pathway protein AcvB, which yields MKTMLMKTAAALSLAVTLSAPAFADDTKFDTGMIPTPLILMPDSAPQAVIFLLSDASGWQDKDQKEAERLNGNGAIVIGIDTPKYLVSLAKDTDDCIYMVSDIESLSHQVQRKAGNASVLQPIVAGSGLGGTMALAILAQTPQATIGQTLAVDPEAGIPLQKELCTPAEKTVQGNHTIYGLTDGDLPDPATVVLTPAAPPDGRDHVTALVSKHSDIDVRDGKDDAASTLAATLDELVAAESQTESPLGLPLSILDATPAKDTMAIIYSGDGGWRDIDRELAGFLQKDGIPVVGVDSLRYFWSARTATETSADLERIIHAYKKRWNVHHVLLIGYSFGADILPASYNGLTDKAKGSIVQMSLLGLSHEIDWEISVSGWLGTGSGSGAGDPVDDIRKIDPKIVQCLYGADDDEDACPALKGSAVEIAQLEGGHHFDGDYEALAKLVVDGLTRRLGN from the coding sequence ATGAAGACGATGCTGATGAAGACCGCCGCTGCGCTTTCCCTTGCGGTAACCCTTTCTGCCCCGGCTTTCGCCGACGACACAAAGTTCGATACCGGCATGATCCCCACGCCGCTGATCCTGATGCCGGATAGTGCGCCGCAGGCGGTCATCTTCCTGCTGTCCGACGCTTCGGGCTGGCAGGACAAGGACCAGAAGGAAGCCGAACGCCTGAACGGCAATGGCGCGATCGTCATCGGCATCGATACGCCGAAATATCTCGTCTCGCTCGCCAAGGATACCGACGACTGTATCTACATGGTCTCCGACATCGAGTCGCTTAGCCATCAGGTCCAGCGCAAGGCAGGCAACGCCTCGGTTCTTCAGCCGATCGTGGCCGGAAGCGGGCTCGGCGGCACCATGGCCCTGGCGATCCTCGCCCAGACACCGCAGGCGACTATCGGCCAGACGCTCGCCGTCGACCCTGAAGCGGGCATTCCCCTTCAGAAGGAGCTCTGCACGCCAGCCGAAAAGACGGTACAGGGCAACCATACGATCTACGGCCTGACGGACGGCGACCTGCCGGATCCGGCAACGGTGGTGCTGACCCCGGCCGCTCCCCCAGACGGACGTGACCATGTGACCGCCCTGGTCAGCAAGCACTCCGACATAGATGTACGGGACGGCAAGGATGACGCCGCCAGCACGCTCGCCGCAACCCTGGACGAACTGGTGGCTGCCGAAAGCCAGACCGAATCCCCGCTCGGCCTGCCGCTCTCGATCCTCGATGCCACTCCGGCCAAAGATACGATGGCGATCATCTATTCCGGCGATGGCGGCTGGCGCGATATCGATCGAGAACTTGCCGGTTTCCTGCAGAAGGACGGCATTCCCGTCGTCGGCGTCGATTCGCTTCGCTATTTCTGGTCTGCAAGGACCGCGACGGAAACATCGGCCGATCTCGAGCGCATCATCCACGCCTACAAGAAGCGCTGGAACGTGCACCACGTCCTGCTGATCGGCTATTCCTTCGGCGCCGACATCCTGCCGGCCAGTTACAACGGACTGACCGACAAGGCGAAAGGCAGCATCGTGCAGATGAGCCTGCTCGGCCTTTCCCACGAGATCGACTGGGAGATTTCCGTCTCCGGCTGGCTTGGAACCGGCAGCGGCTCTGGCGCCGGCGATCCGGTCGATGACATCAGGAAGATCGATCCGAAGATCGTCCAGTGCCTCTATGGCGCAGACGACGATGAGGATGCCTGCCCTGCCCTCAAGGGAAGCGCAGTCGAGATCGCCCAACTGGAGGGCGGCCATCATTTCGACGGCGACTACGAAGCCCTGGCGAAGCTGGTGGTCGATGGACTGACCAGACGCCTCGGCAACTGA
- a CDS encoding bifunctional 3-demethylubiquinol 3-O-methyltransferase/2-polyprenyl-6-hydroxyphenol methylase produces the protein MNAEARTTIDQSEVDRFSAMAAEWWDPTGKFKPLHKINPVRLAYIRDQVAAHFGRDPKAHRPLEGLRILDIGCGGGLLSEPVARMGGDVLGADASEKNIKIAMTHAGQTGVTVDYRAVTAESLAEAGETFDVVLNMEVVEHVADVDFFLTTCASMVRPGGLMLVSTINRTFKAAALAIVGAEYVLQWLPRGTHQYEKLVRPEEIEAPLSKTGMQVVEKKGVFFNPLQNQWNLSADIDVNYMVLARRPAEPAA, from the coding sequence ATGAACGCTGAGGCCCGCACCACCATCGACCAGTCGGAAGTCGACCGCTTTTCCGCCATGGCGGCGGAATGGTGGGATCCAACCGGCAAGTTCAAGCCGCTGCACAAGATCAATCCCGTGCGCCTCGCCTATATCCGTGACCAGGTGGCCGCCCATTTCGGCCGCGACCCGAAAGCGCACCGGCCGCTGGAAGGCCTCCGCATCCTCGATATCGGTTGCGGTGGCGGCCTTCTTTCGGAGCCCGTCGCCCGCATGGGCGGTGATGTGCTCGGTGCCGACGCCTCTGAAAAGAACATCAAGATCGCCATGACCCATGCCGGCCAGACAGGCGTCACCGTCGATTACCGGGCAGTGACCGCTGAATCGCTTGCCGAAGCCGGTGAGACCTTCGACGTCGTCCTGAACATGGAAGTCGTCGAACATGTCGCCGATGTCGATTTCTTCCTGACGACCTGCGCCTCCATGGTTCGCCCCGGCGGCCTCATGCTGGTCTCCACCATCAACCGCACCTTCAAGGCTGCCGCCCTTGCCATCGTCGGGGCGGAATACGTGCTGCAGTGGCTCCCGCGCGGCACCCATCAATACGAGAAGCTGGTGCGACCCGAAGAGATCGAGGCCCCGCTGTCGAAAACCGGCATGCAGGTGGTGGAAAAGAAGGGCGTGTTCTTCAACCCGCTGCAGAACCAGTGGAACCTCTCCGCCGATATCGACGTCAACTACATGGTACTCGCCCGCCGTCCGGCTGAGCCTGCGGCATGA
- a CDS encoding nitrilase, which yields MSFKVAAVQMCSGVDPEKNVASMIRLVREAAAHGAVYVQTPEMTGAIQKDRKGLAAILRDEESDLVVKAASELACELSIHLHIGSTAILLADGKIANRAFLFGPDGRKITSYDKIHMFDVDLDNGESWRESAVYRPGSRAVVADLPFARLGFGICYDVRFPQLFRAEALAGAEILTTPAAFTRQTGEAHWEILLRARAIENGAFVISAAQAGVHEDGRETFGHSMIVDPWGKVLASAGGTGEAVVIADIDTAAVKAARAKIPNLKNAREFDVDVLAPLLAKGGVTV from the coding sequence ATGAGTTTCAAAGTCGCTGCCGTCCAGATGTGCTCGGGTGTGGATCCGGAAAAGAATGTTGCCTCCATGATCCGGCTCGTGCGTGAAGCCGCCGCCCATGGTGCCGTCTACGTGCAGACGCCGGAGATGACCGGAGCCATTCAGAAGGATCGCAAGGGACTGGCGGCCATCCTGCGCGACGAGGAAAGCGACCTTGTCGTCAAGGCTGCGTCGGAACTTGCTTGCGAACTTTCCATCCATCTGCATATCGGCTCGACCGCGATCCTGCTTGCCGATGGCAAGATTGCCAACCGTGCGTTCCTGTTCGGTCCGGATGGCCGCAAGATCACCAGCTACGACAAGATCCACATGTTCGACGTCGATCTCGACAATGGCGAGAGTTGGCGTGAAAGCGCTGTCTATCGGCCGGGTTCGCGAGCGGTGGTGGCGGATCTTCCGTTCGCAAGGCTCGGTTTCGGCATCTGCTACGACGTACGCTTCCCGCAGCTTTTCCGGGCGGAAGCTCTTGCCGGCGCTGAAATCCTGACGACCCCTGCGGCTTTCACCCGGCAGACGGGAGAGGCTCACTGGGAAATACTGCTCCGCGCGCGCGCCATCGAGAACGGTGCCTTCGTGATTTCGGCGGCCCAGGCCGGCGTGCATGAGGACGGTCGCGAGACCTTCGGGCATTCGATGATCGTCGATCCCTGGGGCAAGGTGCTGGCCTCTGCCGGTGGAACGGGTGAAGCCGTCGTGATCGCCGATATCGATACCGCTGCCGTGAAGGCTGCCCGGGCGAAGATCCCGAACCTCAAGAACGCCCGCGAGTTCGACGTTGACGTTCTTGCCCCGCTGCTGGCGAAAGGGGGTGTCACCGTTTGA
- a CDS encoding glutaredoxin 3, translated as MASVTIYTRQFCGYCARAKSLLESKGVAYVEHDATDKPELRQEMISRANGRMTFPQIFIGDVHVGGCDDLYALDRDGKLDPLLAN; from the coding sequence ATGGCATCGGTCACCATCTACACGCGACAGTTCTGTGGCTATTGCGCCCGCGCGAAAAGCCTGCTCGAGTCCAAGGGTGTTGCCTATGTCGAGCATGATGCGACGGACAAGCCGGAACTTCGGCAGGAAATGATCTCCCGCGCCAATGGCCGGATGACGTTTCCGCAGATTTTCATCGGTGACGTTCATGTCGGCGGCTGCGATGATCTTTACGCGCTGGATCGTGACGGCAAGCTCGATCCGCTGCTGGCCAATTGA
- a CDS encoding amidophosphoribosyltransferase, with amino-acid sequence MQVITSVIVDLPLRVAVGLRDIVFPPGCAHCHVRTGRHAALCPSCWSKLKLIERPFCEVLGTPFRHDPGAGMVSAEAIANPPAFDRLRSVAVHDGIARDLVHGLKYRDRTDLAPMMAEWMVRAGGEALSSCDCVVSVPLHRSRLFSRMFNQSAELARHVARLSGRRFEPQALVRRKRTSQQVGLTANARELNVRGAFIVPEQSSSVIFGRRIVLVDDVYTTGATVSSATRALKKAGAADVTVLTFARALSGPI; translated from the coding sequence ATGCAGGTCATCACGTCGGTCATCGTCGATCTGCCATTGCGCGTGGCGGTCGGCCTGCGTGACATCGTCTTTCCGCCCGGCTGTGCTCATTGTCACGTTCGGACGGGAAGGCATGCGGCGCTTTGCCCGTCCTGCTGGTCCAAGCTCAAGCTCATCGAACGCCCGTTCTGCGAGGTACTTGGTACGCCATTCCGGCATGATCCGGGAGCGGGCATGGTGTCGGCCGAGGCAATTGCCAATCCGCCGGCATTCGATCGCCTGCGATCGGTTGCCGTGCACGATGGAATTGCCCGCGATCTCGTGCATGGCCTCAAATATCGGGACCGTACGGACCTCGCCCCGATGATGGCGGAATGGATGGTGCGGGCGGGTGGCGAAGCCCTTTCTTCCTGCGATTGCGTGGTCTCCGTTCCGCTTCATCGCAGCCGGCTGTTCAGCCGCATGTTCAACCAGTCGGCGGAACTGGCGCGCCATGTGGCACGGCTTTCCGGTCGGCGGTTCGAGCCACAGGCGCTTGTGAGACGGAAGCGCACGAGCCAGCAGGTGGGGCTGACAGCCAATGCCCGCGAACTCAATGTTCGGGGCGCTTTTATCGTCCCGGAGCAATCGTCTTCCGTGATATTCGGGCGGCGCATCGTGCTGGTTGATGACGTCTACACCACCGGTGCGACTGTGAGTTCGGCAACGCGTGCGCTCAAGAAAGCGGGTGCCGCCGATGTCACAGTTTTAACCTTTGCAAGGGCATTGTCCGGTCCTATATGA
- a CDS encoding SAM-dependent methyltransferase: MERLFDDRLIAANRRRALSAKTDGADFLLQIAASEIAERLSLVERRFEDAVELHGATGLTARAALATGKIDRLERIEVTPDQTSGEEAVREAAWETVPLEPQSVNLVLSPLSLHLTNDTPGMLVQIRRALKPDGLFLAAIPGAGTLAELRDVLLAAEVELYGGASPRVIPFADIRDIGGLLQRTGFALPVIDEESYTVRYDSIFPLMRDLRVMGMSNPLLGRSRKPVSKSFFLRAAELYAERYSDPDGRIRATFSIIYVSGWAAHESQQKPLKPGSAKMRLADALDPNRKLVE; encoded by the coding sequence ATGGAAAGGCTTTTCGACGACCGGCTGATTGCCGCCAACCGCAGGCGCGCGCTTTCCGCCAAGACCGATGGGGCCGATTTCCTGCTGCAGATCGCCGCCAGCGAAATCGCCGAACGCCTGTCGCTGGTCGAGCGCCGTTTCGAGGATGCTGTCGAACTGCATGGCGCAACCGGTCTGACCGCCCGCGCTGCACTTGCGACCGGCAAGATCGATCGACTGGAACGTATCGAGGTTACTCCCGACCAAACCTCCGGCGAAGAGGCCGTTCGCGAGGCAGCATGGGAAACGGTGCCGCTGGAACCCCAGTCGGTCAATCTGGTGCTCTCTCCCCTGTCGCTGCATCTCACCAATGACACGCCTGGCATGCTCGTGCAGATACGCCGCGCCCTCAAGCCCGACGGCCTGTTCCTCGCGGCCATTCCGGGAGCGGGCACACTTGCCGAGCTACGCGACGTCCTGCTCGCGGCGGAGGTGGAGCTCTATGGCGGCGCCAGCCCCCGTGTCATACCCTTTGCCGATATCCGTGACATCGGCGGCCTGCTGCAGCGCACCGGCTTCGCCCTGCCAGTCATCGATGAGGAAAGTTACACGGTCCGCTATGATTCGATCTTCCCGCTCATGCGGGACCTGCGGGTCATGGGCATGAGCAATCCACTGCTCGGGCGCAGCCGCAAGCCGGTGAGCAAGTCATTCTTCCTGAGGGCAGCAGAGCTTTACGCCGAACGCTATTCAGATCCGGACGGACGTATCCGCGCGACCTTCTCCATCATTTATGTATCTGGATGGGCAGCGCATGAAAGCCAGCAGAAGCCGCTGAAGCCGGGATCCGCGAAAATGCGGCTCGCCGACGCGCTCGATCCGAACCGCAAGCTTGTGGAATGA
- a CDS encoding Flp family type IVb pilin, whose product MHLVRKFLADRQGATAIEYGLLAAIMGAALIGGFGAFSGSLQNMFGTIETNVTGAGN is encoded by the coding sequence ATGCATCTCGTCCGGAAATTCCTTGCAGACCGACAGGGCGCGACCGCTATCGAATATGGATTGCTGGCGGCAATCATGGGGGCCGCGTTGATCGGTGGTTTTGGCGCGTTCAGCGGTTCGCTTCAGAACATGTTCGGTACGATCGAAACGAATGTGACGGGTGCCGGCAACTGA
- a CDS encoding NTP pyrophosphohydrolase — MSDGKKPILLVAACALIDSDGRILLAQRPEGKSLAGLWEFPGGKVEPGETPEETLIREMEEEIGITTKVACLAPLTFASHTYEKFHLLMPLFVCRRYEGIAHGKEGQAIKWVRPQALRDYSMPPADEPLIPFLQDLL; from the coding sequence ATGAGCGACGGGAAAAAGCCGATCCTTCTCGTTGCGGCCTGTGCGCTGATCGACAGCGATGGCCGTATCCTTCTGGCCCAGAGGCCGGAAGGCAAGTCGCTGGCCGGCCTGTGGGAATTTCCGGGCGGCAAGGTCGAGCCGGGTGAGACGCCCGAGGAGACACTGATCCGGGAGATGGAAGAGGAAATCGGCATCACGACCAAGGTTGCGTGCCTTGCGCCGCTGACATTTGCCAGCCACACATACGAGAAATTTCATCTGCTGATGCCGCTCTTCGTCTGCCGTCGTTACGAGGGTATTGCCCACGGCAAGGAAGGACAGGCCATCAAGTGGGTGCGTCCCCAGGCGTTGCGCGATTACTCCATGCCGCCGGCTGACGAGCCGCTCATTCCCTTTCTGCAGGATCTGCTTTAG
- a CDS encoding GNAT family N-acetyltransferase, with protein sequence MLAVPFEDNLPLVRRLEAVGFRAWPAANVQYDGSWQIRLTGGHPSKRLNCIVALDPSDSRDIAIRLEKAGRKFASYGRPLIVRQTPLAPKLLIDHLEAEGWECFEDVLTMTCDLAEIVLPDTLDHLPTHDVGRYVDASLELQGEDAALKPALAEIIGAIKPPTGLFLIETAERGPVAATLCVQDNDLAGIMSLAVADDQRRKGLGLEILTAALRWARMRGARRAWLQVVADNEPAIALYHKLGFTEAYRYHYWRKGKDA encoded by the coding sequence ATGCTCGCTGTACCCTTCGAAGATAATCTGCCGCTGGTGCGTCGGCTGGAAGCCGTGGGCTTCCGGGCCTGGCCGGCGGCAAATGTGCAATATGACGGAAGCTGGCAGATCCGGCTGACCGGCGGACATCCGTCCAAGCGGCTGAACTGCATCGTCGCGCTCGATCCCTCAGACAGTCGCGACATCGCGATCCGGTTGGAAAAGGCCGGGCGGAAGTTCGCTTCCTACGGTCGTCCGCTGATCGTCCGCCAGACGCCGCTGGCGCCGAAGCTGCTGATCGATCATCTGGAAGCCGAGGGATGGGAGTGCTTCGAGGATGTCCTCACGATGACCTGCGATCTCGCGGAAATCGTGCTGCCGGATACGCTCGATCACCTGCCGACCCATGATGTCGGCCGCTATGTCGATGCGAGCCTCGAACTGCAGGGCGAGGATGCAGCCCTCAAGCCGGCGCTTGCCGAAATCATCGGGGCGATCAAGCCGCCGACGGGTCTCTTCCTCATCGAGACCGCCGAGCGTGGACCGGTTGCGGCAACGCTTTGCGTTCAGGACAACGATCTTGCCGGCATCATGTCGCTTGCGGTCGCAGACGACCAGCGGCGCAAGGGTCTCGGCCTCGAGATCCTGACTGCGGCCTTGCGATGGGCTCGCATGCGGGGCGCTCGCCGCGCCTGGCTGCAGGTCGTTGCCGACAACGAGCCTGCAATCGCCCTCTACCACAAGCTCGGCTTCACGGAAGCCTATCGCTACCATTACTGGCGCAAGGGAAAAGACGCATGA
- a CDS encoding bifunctional ornithine acetyltransferase/N-acetylglutamate synthase — protein MSEAVSPLAPKSYVEMPVIRGVSMSTAAAGIKYKNRTDVLLMSFDCPATVAGVFTKSKCPSAPVDFCRSNLGHGVARGVVVNSGNANAFTGVKGRTATELTAKSAAAALGCAENEIYLASTGVIGEPLDATKFAGVLGDMAKGATGDFWLEAAKAIMTTDTYPKVATRSAEIGGVKVTINGIAKGAGMIAPDMATMLSFVVTDADISAPALQTLLSAGVEPTFNSVTVDSDTSTSDTLLLFATGAAAADGQKKVESAEDPALSGFKTALNDLLKDLALQVVRDGEGARKMVEVTVVGAETDQAAKKIALSIANSPLVKTAVAGEDANWGRIVMAVGKSGEMADRDRLAIWFGDIRVAVNGERDPAYSEAATTAVMKEQDIPVKVDIGLGNGRATVWTCDLTKEYVAINGDYRS, from the coding sequence ATGTCTGAAGCCGTTTCTCCCCTCGCTCCGAAATCCTATGTCGAAATGCCGGTGATCCGCGGCGTGTCCATGTCGACCGCTGCCGCAGGCATCAAGTACAAGAACCGCACTGACGTCCTGCTGATGTCCTTCGATTGTCCGGCGACCGTTGCCGGCGTCTTCACCAAGTCGAAGTGCCCTTCGGCTCCGGTCGATTTCTGCCGCTCCAACCTCGGTCATGGCGTGGCGCGCGGCGTGGTCGTCAATTCCGGCAATGCGAACGCGTTTACCGGCGTCAAGGGCCGGACGGCGACGGAGCTTACCGCGAAGTCGGCTGCGGCTGCCCTCGGTTGCGCGGAGAACGAGATCTATCTCGCTTCCACCGGTGTGATCGGCGAGCCGCTCGATGCGACGAAGTTCGCCGGCGTTCTGGGCGACATGGCAAAGGGCGCGACCGGCGATTTCTGGCTGGAAGCCGCCAAGGCTATCATGACCACCGATACCTATCCGAAGGTCGCCACCCGCTCGGCCGAGATCGGCGGAGTGAAGGTGACGATCAACGGTATCGCCAAGGGCGCCGGCATGATCGCGCCTGATATGGCGACCATGCTGTCCTTCGTGGTGACGGATGCCGATATCTCGGCCCCGGCACTCCAGACGCTTCTTTCCGCCGGCGTCGAGCCGACGTTCAATTCGGTGACGGTCGACAGCGATACCTCGACCTCGGACACGCTTCTGCTGTTTGCAACAGGCGCTGCTGCTGCCGACGGCCAGAAGAAGGTCGAATCCGCTGAGGATCCGGCGCTGTCCGGCTTCAAGACTGCCCTGAACGATCTTCTGAAGGATCTTGCCCTCCAGGTGGTGCGCGACGGTGAAGGCGCCCGCAAGATGGTCGAAGTGACCGTCGTCGGTGCCGAAACGGATCAGGCAGCCAAGAAAATCGCCCTTTCCATCGCCAATTCGCCTCTGGTCAAGACGGCTGTTGCGGGCGAGGATGCGAATTGGGGCCGCATCGTCATGGCCGTCGGCAAGTCCGGCGAAATGGCTGACCGCGACCGCCTGGCAATCTGGTTCGGCGACATCCGCGTTGCCGTCAACGGCGAGCGGGATCCGGCCTATTCGGAAGCTGCGACCACTGCGGTGATGAAGGAGCAGGACATTCCGGTGAAGGTCGATATCGGCCTCGGCAATGGTCGCGCCACGGTGTGGACCTGCGATCTCACCAAGGAATATGTTGCGATCAACGGCGACTACCGGAGCTGA
- a CDS encoding peptidylprolyl isomerase, producing MLRFHKLALAACVALIGLQNQVLAEDAVVAKVGDLTITQSELDLAVANLDPQLSQLPEEQKKVAALSGAIDVKLLAGNAVGEGLKDDPEYQRRMAYIADRELHNLYFKKHVVDAVTDDEVKARYEKEIAALPKQEEVRARHILVKTEEEAKDIIKQLDAGKDFVELAKEKSTDPNKSEGGDLGYFTKGRMVPEFEEAAFAMEKGTYSKTPIKTQFGFHVIKVEDKREAAPPTLEEVGPQVRQLVMRDKYLEIIEKAKAEKKVEIVDEALRKGYEDVNKQQEEQPQQ from the coding sequence ATGCTTCGCTTTCATAAACTCGCCCTTGCCGCCTGCGTTGCTCTGATCGGGCTCCAGAACCAGGTTCTGGCCGAAGACGCCGTCGTCGCCAAGGTCGGCGATCTCACCATTACCCAGTCGGAACTCGATCTTGCCGTCGCCAATCTCGATCCGCAGCTTTCCCAGCTTCCGGAAGAGCAGAAGAAGGTTGCAGCCCTTTCCGGCGCCATCGACGTCAAGCTGCTCGCAGGCAACGCTGTCGGCGAAGGCCTGAAGGACGATCCGGAATACCAGCGCCGCATGGCCTATATCGCCGATCGCGAGCTTCACAACCTCTACTTCAAGAAGCACGTCGTGGATGCCGTCACCGATGACGAGGTCAAGGCCCGCTACGAGAAGGAAATCGCTGCCCTGCCGAAGCAGGAAGAGGTTCGCGCCCGCCATATCCTCGTCAAGACCGAGGAAGAGGCCAAGGACATCATCAAGCAGCTCGACGCCGGCAAGGACTTCGTCGAACTCGCCAAGGAAAAGTCGACCGACCCGAACAAGTCGGAAGGTGGCGACCTCGGCTACTTCACCAAGGGCCGCATGGTTCCGGAATTCGAGGAAGCCGCCTTCGCCATGGAGAAGGGTACCTATTCCAAGACCCCGATCAAGACGCAGTTCGGTTTCCACGTGATCAAGGTCGAAGACAAGCGCGAAGCCGCTCCGCCGACCCTGGAAGAAGTCGGCCCGCAGGTCCGCCAGCTCGTCATGCGCGACAAGTACCTCGAGATCATCGAAAAGGCGAAGGCCGAAAAGAAGGTCGAAATCGTCGACGAGGCCCTGCGCAAGGGCTACGAGGATGTGAACAAGCAGCAGGAAGAGCAGCCGCAGCAGTAA